cgtatattgtgtatgtatatataataataacagggcagcttgtggcgagctgttggggagtgacgaccccacggacccgagtgctccagagagtcggtcagggtctccgtctccggcgtgtcttcgtcggtcggagtggaccccaaggggacccgcaggactctcagctctggcttgccttcattggccgtccagaggggagtcgtaagagctatatgctccaggggtggaagtgaaagatgcataagacgcgagttggcacagtggctgttaacagtcactgggtagaaagcggcgcacacctctcgacacccctgagccgctcacaccggtgttgctcctggtcgtcttcacgacggcagtttcaggggcccatctagtcagcggcaagtcaccacctgccgcgataacgtgtattaacattgttatggcaggtgtccggagttctttacaatagcccagtctcattgcccacccaaacttcaatccatagaccggtatactgttcactttttctgcaatagtcccaatgcctgctgcgaccggttcatgggtgtctattgttgcgcctgtgaacgggttccagcaggcgttctacatgacattaaagctctccaaggggcctctacgtgttggatctatatccccacgcaagcctatcaaaagaccgggatttataggcccgtgatatccaaggagatacaaataataataataataataataataatatgtttattgctttcacattggtaaaattacagatgttcttaatcgataatgtatcacaacatgacaccctgtaagggtattgcaattttatctatctactctaaactaatacatatgtaaattaaacacagagataacattacacaaaagttatacctatctaagctatgtattacttatatgtctatttatggtatttattacaatcaaaatattcttgtatagaataaaaacaattatgtaCCCTTGTTTCAGGTGGGTAATGTCATCCCTAACAATGCTAAACCGGATACACTGGGTCGACAAGAAAACCCTAGAAGAATTCATCCTCGCCTGCCAGGACGCTGAAACTGGTGGCTTTAGTGACAGGCCTGGAGACATCACGGACCCGTTCCACACCCTCTTTGGTCTAACAGGACTGTCACTGCTTGGCAACCCTGGCATTAAAGCTGTCAACCCTACGTACTGCCTACCTCAAGAAACCATAGATAGGTTAAGATTAGAACCGCAAGTTTTACGTATTTAGTGTAAAAgtattcataaaatatttattatttatgcatGGATTTGTATATTGGACAGagtaataaatgatttttatcatGCCGTTTTATTGTCTTTTTTGCAACCTTATTGTTTAAAGATTtctatattgtatttttttattttataataaggcAAGTGGCATGCACTTTAGTTACTTGAACTAGCCGCACTTGTACTTTGCTCCCATCGCGCGGAATATGTTGCGCTGGCACATGTTATTTTAGTAAATACTAGTTCAAGTAACTAAAGTGTATGCCACTTGCCTTATTATAAAAAGCAGTATAAAGATACTCCTTTATACCGTTGTTTCTACAACAAACCTGCGTAAGTGGCTCAATACACACGTAAACTCGCTCCATGTGCAAGCATCAGCTTCATTTTCAAGCCGTTCGTTACAGACTACGCGAccttgcggtgcggcgcacgtattgATAGTGCGTAAGGTAAGGTAGTCGCCGTACGatcgttaaggacgcagctataaccTCATAAGACCCCAAGTTTAgcgcttttgaatttggaactttcttttatttctatatgagttcaaaactcgaatttaatttgtacttgtacaagtacacggggacttagtctggcaaaaaagaggagaaattaaaaagtggctacactgtagtgtcgtccctttcaaatctatctaagaaaaacgggacgacactatagtgttgccactttttaatttctactctttttttgccagactgtacgaGGATAAGTTATTATAGCGAGACAAAGGTACCTTGACAGCACCCAGGTCGCGTGcagtgcggtagtctgttacagcatgagggctaacgcgtatgaattcgccgctaggggcgctagtgtagatggtggtcttttccatagtttgaaatgtcacttgtcacttcaatgactgacagctgttctttagtcttttggaccaccatcaacagaggcgccggacttccggttcgagcgccacttgatagtttaaagtgtaatatcgatagcttattatacagtaaactaatgtggtagtgtgcagtgaatggagaattaattttgaagcgcgtttaaccaccatcttggagtcaacggccggtagtccacgtgcttcttgtaaagtctagctatcgatttacaagagctaacaaatcaccgtacactgtcttgtacaaccgtacaatttttgtcgtttttaaacctcttaataccttgatactggcgaaatagtcccactgggctgaagccataattttaaaagaagaagaacagaggcgccaactggtgagcaaaaaaacgatagccctcattaaatgAACGCTGCTATAAAGTGACAGTTGTCACTGCCTCCTGACATGCTCCTGACTTTGACAAATTTGACAGCTCAAATTAAGGTTATAAATGGATTTGAAAGTtttgtaaacattaaataaaagtacattattatattgattCAGTGGTGTTAAGCATTTGAGATATAAGCTAAAATGAATAACTTCCTGTTTTTGATAATCAGTGTATGCGTTAATTCATTTACGctgtttatttacattgtatattatGGAAATTTGATCGGTTCTTATAATGACAAAATTAATCAAGAATACGACTATATTATTGGTAACTaggtttcatttaaaaatatcattCAATCAATTATAACTGAAACtgaaattataatgttatattttaaaataaccttttgaatatttaaatagttttttttaatattttagttggaTCAGGCACAGCCGGTTCCTTGATAGCACACAGATTGGCCACGGAAACCAATTTCACATTCATTGTGTTGGAGGCAGGAGGCCAAGGCAACCTACTGTTTGAGATACCTGTGTTGGGCCCCTTATTACATGGCTCACCATATGACTGGGTGTATGAGACAGTGCCACAAGATAATGCTTGTCTGGCTATGAAAAATAGGGTATGTAAActatgtactgtccgcgcgccaattccgagcattcggaggtcgaggaagtggggggggggggggggggggggggtgtgcgccgcgcccgtaagTACAatatgacaccactctgtcatgacgcccaacattcctaacattcctcagccgtgcacggaattcgcgcgcggacagtatgtgATACAATTAATGATATGAACAATTCTTTAAAAACACCGGTTGCATGAAACTGCTATTTAGttataaagaatatatttttataaagtgGAACTGTGTTGCCTATACTTTTTTACTATGCTGCATACAAagcttacttttttttgttattctaacttttaaaaaaactgcCATGAATTCTCACAGACGACAGAGAAGGTCTACTAATGTAATAAGGTAAAGTATGACAATGTGGTGTGTCTAATTTGTTGGTATGTTTTTAGAAATGCAAGCTCATTCAAGGGAAAACAGTGGGAGGTTCTTCAAAGCTCAACAACATGGTGCATGTGAGGGGAAACTTATCACATTATGTCAATTGGTTTCATCAGGAACACGGTGAAGAGTATATAAGGAAACAGTTTGAATTTGTTGAGAAACAGTTCCTTCACATAGACAATGTGTTATACAAGAGTGAACTAGCTGATGCAGTTATAAATGCTGCCATAGAATTAGGATATGAAACAGACAATGGAAAATTTACAAATAGTAGACTAAGTCAATACAAAGGTAAGAGATGGTCCATGTCTGATAATGTAGACAGTAAACATATAGTCACAAATGCCTTAgttagtaaaattttaattaaacaaaatgtagcttatggtgtgaAAATATTGAAGTTTGGAAAAGAGATTGAATGCTACGCCACAAAAGGAGTCATAGTTTCAGCTGGTACTTATAACAGTCCCAAACTCTTGCAATTATCTGGGATTGGACCGAAAAGTTTATTAAACTTGTTAGATATACCGACAGTACAAGAATTGCTAGTGGGTGAAAACTTACAAGAGCATGTAGCTACCGGCCTTGATTTACTGTTATTCAATCATTCTTTAAGAGTAAATGCTTTAAATGTTCTTAACTTTATGAATGTTTATGAATACTTTATAAATGGTCAGGGGCCCTTTACATCCCCTGGTTGTGAAGCTGTGGGTTTCTTGTCAACTAAGGGTCAAAAAGAACCTGATTTGCAATTTATGGTGTTGCCAGTAGGAATAACGTCAGATGGAGGCAGCCATTTGATGAAATTATTAGGGTTAAAGGATGAAGTTTGGGATagttattttacaaagttatttgacGAACATACAGCAACAATTTTACCTATAGTTTTACATCCAAAGAGCAAAGGCAAAGTTTACATAAACAGTAGAGATCCTAATACACCTCCGCTGATTGATCCAAAGTATTTTGAGGAAAAAGAAGATCTAGATGTTTTGAGGAATGGTGTGAAGAAAGTGTTACAGTTTATAAAAACACAGGCAATTCAGGATGTAGGTGGATTTGTCAATACTTTACCTTTCCCAGGATGTGAGACATATGTTTTGTTCTCTGATGACTATTTGGATTGTTATATGAGGCATTTAACTTTAACTAGCTACCATCCTGTAGGTACATGTTCCATGGGCCTTTCTAGCTCGGATTCTGTAGTTGATACTTCATTTAGAGTGCATGGTGTAAGAGGGCTGTATGTGGTAGATGGTTCAGTGTTACCAAAGTTACCCAGTGGCAATATTAATGCTGCTATTACTATGATggcaagcttgttttttgataaaaatataaaaactaaaaccaaTGATGTATGTTACAGAGGTGatataatttatgaatatatctatgatgtttgtttaagcgaggtttagactagcaagaactcgcatacaattttcattacattgcggtatctgataaacattttgaatgcagtttaccttagtagtcagcaatgtaacgtaaattgcatgcaagttcttgctagtctaaacctcgctttacatgTAAAACTGtgatagtaaataataatgcaaATATGTTTTGAAACTTTATTTTGAAGTATTATTAAGGACACTTCTAACATGAAATATTTGATATTACATGACATTTTGAGCCAACATTTCAAAACAACCATTTCAAATGTCAGGTAAGACATCCAACCACAAAAGTATTACAATATCTAAGACCTGAGATCGTCAATTTATCTTAAACATCAGTTAAAAACTggcgtcgtagcacggtacgcttatcaccatgcctgtcacgttctaacaagtatgtgagtgcgaaagtgacggacttagtgataggggaaccatgctgcgcgggctgctGGAGACCAATTGTGACAAACCCCCAGGCCTTGATGACATGCCATGTCAGCtgtacaaaacatttttattgttacacAATTCACTACAGACATCTAACAATTATTGTTTTcctaaaatacatacttagtaaaaaaaaaacatattccaATGACTAGACACGAATTATTTCTACGTATAAAATTCTGCTTATTATTCAGTTATGCAAAAGAATATAAGATAAGCCAACAGCAAAAATATCTACTCAAAAATATGCTCTATCACAATGACAATAGAGTCTTGTGTCAAGATATTTTTGTTAGTGTctgaaaagtaaatatttttacaaacctattttgttacatataaaaaaagttttagtcCATTTATCCACAATCTATAGAGCTTATTTTTTAAGTAGAAATGTGAAGTAAGATTTCACAAATATGAAGGTTTTTATCTTTCTTTcatcactagtttttacgaaagcaactgccatctgaccttccaacccagagggcaaACTAGACCttctcgggattagtccggtttcctcacgatgttttcacCGAaatgcgactggtaaatatcaaatgatatttcatacataagttccgaaaaactcattggcacGAGCcggaatttgaatttgaacccgcgaccctTGAATTGAAAGTCGAGGgcaccgctaggccaccagcgctctgaTGACCTTTCTTTGTTTAAAGATTTAATTTTGAGATTTATAAACATTgatttacattatattatttcgTAAAGAAAGGCGTTTACGGGCACTACGAAGTGGGCCAGTTCGTTGGTGCGCAAATCGCGCTTGTGCACATCTCGTTCGGACTATCTTTACTTTTGGAATCTTTGTTTATAAAGAGCAACCCTAAGCAAGCTAAGTTTTCGatcttttaaatactttttgccCCTTAAATAGCAATCATAATAGACAAATCTTTAGTAATATTCACAACATCCTGTCATTCCCCTTACTAAACTAATATTAACTTACAAAACTTAATTCAAGGAAGTAAAACTAGGTATAGGCACAATCAAATCTACGTTATAAGTGCAAGAACACACATATGGACGGAGAGGTGTACTTAcgttaaatatgtaggtatattttattattgactaCTTTACAATGTTAGGTATAAATAGATACAATATaaacagccggcctagccaagatgacaatcgctatcgcttcgacaacgaaacgctttgtgtctctttatcactcttccatattagtgcgacagtgacagttccgtctcgatcgctacggagcgtaagcgattggcgtgttggctacggggCCTGGCATCTAATTACAGCTACAAAATTAACCAAACATTGGTATTAATACCTATAGACTTTATCTCGCAAATACAGTATGCTGCAgagttaaatgaccccccccccccccccccagcaatgaaatttgtttttttacatcaaacatttattcagcaaataggccacagggggacttttacatgtcaatttttacaaacaataaaattaacacaaaattacaaaaaaaaaaacaattacata
This genomic interval from Cydia strobilella chromosome 9, ilCydStro3.1, whole genome shotgun sequence contains the following:
- the LOC134744090 gene encoding glucose dehydrogenase [FAD, quinone]-like, producing MNNFLFLIISVCVNSFTLFIYIVYYGNLIGSYNDKINQEYDYIIVGSGTAGSLIAHRLATETNFTFIVLEAGGQGNLLFEIPVLGPLLHGSPYDWVYETVPQDNACLAMKNRKCKLIQGKTVGGSSKLNNMVHVRGNLSHYVNWFHQEHGEEYIRKQFEFVEKQFLHIDNVLYKSELADAVINAAIELGYETDNGKFTNSRLSQYKGKRWSMSDNVDSKHIVTNALVSKILIKQNVAYGVKILKFGKEIECYATKGVIVSAGTYNSPKLLQLSGIGPKSLLNLLDIPTVQELLVGENLQEHVATGLDLLLFNHSLRVNALNVLNFMNVYEYFINGQGPFTSPGCEAVGFLSTKGQKEPDLQFMVLPVGITSDGGSHLMKLLGLKDEVWDSYFTKLFDEHTATILPIVLHPKSKGKVYINSRDPNTPPLIDPKYFEEKEDLDVLRNGVKKVLQFIKTQAIQDVGGFVNTLPFPGCETYVLFSDDYLDCYMRHLTLTSYHPVGTCSMGLSSSDSVVDTSFRVHGVRGLYVVDGSVLPKLPSGNINAAITMMASLFFDKNIKTKTNDVCYRGDIIYEYIYDVCLSEV